One region of Manis pentadactyla isolate mManPen7 chromosome 9, mManPen7.hap1, whole genome shotgun sequence genomic DNA includes:
- the ARL8A gene encoding ADP-ribosylation factor-like protein 8A, whose product MIALFNKLLDWFKALFWKEEMELTLVGLQYSGKTTFVNVIASGQFNEDMIPTVGFNMRKITKGNVTIKLWDIGGQPRFRSMWERYCRGVSAIVYMVDAADQEKIEASKNELHNLLDKPQLQGIPVLVLGNKRDLPGALDEKELIEKMNLSAIQDREICCYSISCKEKDNIDITLQWLIQHSKSRRS is encoded by the exons ATGATCGCTTTGTTCAACAAGCTGCTGGACTGGTTCAAGGCCCTGTTCTGGAAGGAGGAGATGGAGCTCACGCTGGTCGGGCTGCAGTACTCGGGCAAGACCACCTTCGTCAACGTGATCGCG TCAGGACAGTTCAATGAGGACATGATCCCCACTGTGGGTTTCAACATGCGCAAAATCACCAAAGGCAATGTGACCATCAAG CTCTGGGACATCGGGGGACAACCCCGATTCCGCAGCATGTGGGAGCGCTACTGCCGAGGAGTGAGCGCCATCGT gtACATGGTGGACGCCGCTGACCAGGAGAAGATCGAGGCCTCCAAGAATGAGCTCCACAACCTGCTGGACAAACCTCAGCTGCAGGGCATCCCG GTCCTAGTCCTGGGCAACAAGCGAGACCTCCCAGGGGCATTGGATGAGAAGGAGCTGATAGAGAAAAT GAATCTGTCTGCCATCCAGGACCGAGAGATCTGCTGCTACTCCATCTCTTGCAAGGAAAAGGACAACATTG ACATCACCCTACAGTGGCTTATTCAACACTCCAAGTCACGGAGAAGCTGA
- the GPR37L1 gene encoding G-protein coupled receptor 37-like 1 encodes MRWLWPIAVSFAVVSAVGLSRVSGGAPLHPGRHRAEVQEQQSRPRRGTEDEEARGVQQYVPEEWAEYPRPIRPAGVQPTKPLVAASPDPDKDGGTPGSRQEARGNLTGTPGQRLQIQNPLYPVTESSYRAYAIMLLALLVFAVGLVGNLSVMCIVWHSYHLKSAWNSILASLALWDFLVLFFCLPVVIFNEITKQRLLGDISCRAVPFMEVSSLGVTTFSLCALGIDRFHVATSTLPKVRPIERCQSILAKLAVIWVGSMMLAVPELLLWQLVQEPAPTTGTVDSCIMKPSASLPEALYSLVMTYQNARMWWSFGCYFCLPILFTVTCQLVTWRVRGPPGRKPESRAGKHEPCESQLNSTVAGLTAVYALCTLPENVCSIVVAYLSVELSRQTLDLLGLITQLSAFLKGATSPVLLLCICRPLGQAFLACCCCCSECGLASEPTAAPGPDSKLKTEMASPTYFHRPRESPPLLPLGTPC; translated from the exons ATGCGGTGGCTATGGCCGATAGCTGTCTCTTTCGCCGTGGTGTCGGCTGTGGGGCTGAGCAGAGTCTCTGGGGGTGCCCCCCTGCACCCGGGCAGGCACAGAGCCGAGGTCCAGGAGCAGCAGAGCCGGCCCAGGAGAGGCACTGAGGATGAGGAGGCCAGGGGGGTGCAGCAGTATGTGCCCGAGGAATGGGCTGAGTACCCCCGGCCCATCCGCCCTGCTGGCGTGCAGCCCACCAAGCCCTTGGTGGCCGCCAGCCCCGACCCAGACAAGGATGGGGGGACCCCAGGCAGCAGGCAGGAGGCTCGGGGCAATCTGACGGGGACGCCTGGTCAGAGGCTGCAGATTCAGAACCCCCTGTACCCAGTGACCGAGAGCTCGTACAGGGCCTATGCCATCATGCTCCTGGCCCTGCTGGTGTTTGCGGTGGGCCTCGTGGGCAACCTGTCCGTCATGTGCATCGTGTGGCACAGTTACCACCTGAAGAGCGCCTGGAACTCCATCCTCGCGAGCCTGGCCCTCTGGGACTTCCTGGTCCTCTTTTTCTGCCTCCCTGTCGTCATCTTCAATGAGATCACCAAGCAGAGGTTGCTGGGTGACATTTCTTGCCGGGCTGTACCCTTCATGGAG GTCTCCTCTCTGGGGGTCACCACCTTCAGCCTCTGTGCCCTGGGCATCGACCGCTTCCACGTGGCCACCAGCACCCTGCCCAAGGTGAGGCCCATCGAGAGGTGCCAGTCTATCCTGGCCAAGCTGGCCGTCATCTGGGTGGGCTCCATGATGCTGGCTGTGCCCGAgctcctgctgtggcagctggtGCAGGAGCCCGCCCCCACCACGGGCACAGTGGACTCATGCATCATGAAGCCCTCGGCCAGCCTGCCCGAGGCCCTGTACTCGTTGGTGATGACCTACCAGAACGCCCGCATGTGGTGGTCCTTCGGCTGTTACTTCTGCCTGCCCATCCTCTTCACAGTCACCTGCCAGCTGGTGACGTGGCGGGTGCGGGGCCCGCCGGGGAGGAAGCCAGAGAGTCGGGCCGGCAAGCACGAGCCGTGTGAGAGCCAGCTCAACAGCACGGTGGCGGGCCTCACCGCGGTCTATGCCCTCTGCACCCTCCCCGAGAACGTGTGCAGCATTGTGGTGGCCTACCTGTCTGTGGAGCTGAGCCGCCAGACCCTAGACCTCCTGGGCCTCATCACCCAGCTCTCCGCCTTCCTCAAGGGCGCCACCTCCCCCGTGCTCCTCCTGTGCATCTGCAGGCCGCTGGGCCAGGCCTTCCtggcctgctgctgctgctgctcggAGTGTGGCCTGGCCTCTGAGCCCACGGCTGCCCCCGGCCCGGACAGCAAGCTCAAGACCGAGATGGCCTCCCCCACCTACTTCCACAGGCCCAGGGAGTCACCCCCGCTCCTGCCCCTGGGCACGCCTTGCTGA